Genomic DNA from Haloarcula marina:
ACGTCGAAGATATCCGTGAGACGAGCTTCGAATCGAACTCCTTCGAGTACGTCATCTTCACATACTTCGGACTCGACTATCTCGTCCCGAAATCCGAGCGAGTGACGGCGCTGCGAGAGATTTTCCGCCTCCTGAAACCGGGCGGTATCCTGACGTTCTCGTCTCACAACAGCTGGCACCCGCTCGTCCCGCTGTCTGTCCGCAACCTCGGCTTTGCCCTCAAAGACGTGACCGACCTGTATCTGCGCGAGAAGAACCGCGGACGGATCGGGTCACGGTACAAGATAGAGAACGTCCCGTTGGGCGATATCGAAATATATCTCTCGAACCCGCTACACCAGTGGTTCCAACTCAGAAAGTGTGGGTACACGCCGCTCACCATCCTCGGAGAGCGTGATAATTTCTTG
This window encodes:
- a CDS encoding class I SAM-dependent methyltransferase, translated to MLWDRGGRDEEEELFTTENAVDLYTERIQDPKLFPQEAKAVERYFTETDGTVLDVGCGVGRASHLLDERGYDVTGIDVSEPLVAKARSLFPDIEFHVEDIRETSFESNSFEYVIFTYFGLDYLVPKSERVTALREIFRLLKPGGILTFSSHNSWHPLVPLSVRNLGFALKDVTDLYLREKNRGRIGSRYKIENVPLGDIEIYLSNPLHQWFQLRKCGYTPLTILGERDNFLRFFERDPHYVAKK